The nucleotide window GAATGTCGGTGGCGCGGCACACGGCCACCCACGTTACGTCAATGACAGTTTCCATCGTTTTCGGATCTGTTTGAAAGAATTTGGGCGGCGAATGAGCGGCGCTGCAACACCACCCACCGCGCCCGTGTTGCTCGTTGGTATTCCGGGCCGCCCCGGGGTGGGGCGGCAACGTATCCATTTTAAAAAGTGCTTTGGGGCCCTGTTACCAGGCTTTTACAATCTTCTGCCCCGTACCGGCTCAAACTCAATCGAGGGGTCTTTGAGCTCCGGGGCATTCACGAAGTGTGTGAACTGCCGGCGCAGCTCGGGGTTTTCGACCACCTCCCGCCACTCGCAGTGGTAATTTTGGATCAGCAGAGCCATTTCCGCTTCCAGCTCGGCGCAGATGCCCAGGCTGTCGTTGACCACCACGTTTTTGAGGTAAGCCAAGCCCCCATCCATCTTGTTGAGCCAGGTGGCAGTGCGCATCAGTGGGTCGGCGGTTTTGATGTAGAACATCAGGAACCGGTCGAGGTAGCGCACTAGGGTTTCCTTGTCGATGTCGGTGGCCAGGAGCTGGGCGTGCTGGGGCTTGGCTCCGCCGTTGCCGCACACGTAGAGGTTCCAGCCTTTCTCGGTGGCAATGATGCCGAAGTCCTTGGCCTGGGCCTCGGCACACTCCCGCACGCAACCGCTCACGCCGCTTTTGAGCTTGTGGGGCGAGCGAATTCCCTTGTAGCGGTTCTCAATTTCGATGGCCAACGACACGCTGTCGTGCAAGCCAAACCGGCACCAGGTGCTGCCCACGCAGCTTTTCACCGTGCGCAGGGACTTCCCGTAGGCGTGCCCGCTCTCGAAGCCGGCGTTGATGAGCTCCTCCCAGATGGCGGGCAAATCGCTCACGTGGGCCCCGAACATGTCGATGCGCTGCCCGCCGGTAATTTTGGTGTAGAGGCCGTACTTCTGGGCCACGCGGCCAATGACCATGAGCTGCTCGGGCGTGACTTCACCGGCGGCAATACGGGGCACGACCGAGTAGCTGCCGCCCTTCTGGATGTTGGCCAGGTACCGGTCGTTGGTGTCCTGAATCGTGTTTTGCTTGACAATCAGATCATTCCACAAACCCGACAAAATGCTGCCGATGGCCGGCTTGCAGGTTTCGCAACCGTCGCCCCGACCGAAGTGGTCCAGCGCGGCGTCGTAAGTGCGGATGTCGTTGATTTTGAGCAGGTCGAAGAGCTCCTGCCGGGAATACTCGAAATGCTCACACAGCACGTTCTTGATGTAGGCGCCCTGGGCCAGCAGCGTACCGTTGATCAAGTCCTTGACCATGGGCACGCAGCCCCCGCAGCCGGTGCCGGCCTTGTTGCACTTCTTCATGCTGTCCACCGTCGTGACGCCCAGCTCGGTGACGGCCCCGCAGATGGCACCTTTGGTGATGGCCTCGCAGGAGCAAACCAGAGCCTCGTCGGGCAAGCTCATCACGCCGGCGCCTTCAGTGGCTTCTCCGCCCCGGGCCCCCAGAATCAGGTCTTCGGGGTGGGGCGGCAGCACGATTTCGTTGTTGACGGTCTGCAGCAGCATGTTATAAGCCTCCGCGTCGCCGATGAGCACGCCGCCGAGCAGGTACTTGCCGTCGGAGCTGATGTTGATGCGCTTATAGACCCCGCTATGGGCGTCCTCGAACACGATGGAGCGGCTGTGGGGCTCGGCAATGAAGGGGTCGCCGAAGCTAGCCACGTCCACGCCGATGAGCTTGAGCTTGCTGCTCATGTCGTAACCCGTGAAGGCCCGGGCACCCTGGGTAAGCTGGCTGGCTACTACCTCGGCCATGTCGTAGCCGGGC belongs to Hymenobacter cellulosilyticus and includes:
- the nirB gene encoding nitrite reductase large subunit NirB yields the protein MVLQPLPTVVVIGNGMVGYKFCEKLLAKTSAFNLVVFGEEPRVAYDRVHLSEYFAGKTADDLLMAPLQWYHDHNITLHLGDAVQEIDRASQTVHARSGLVQPYDYLVLATGSSAFVPDIPGVEKAGVMVYRTIEDLEEIKAYATTAKRGAVLGGGLLGLEAAKALLDLGVPQTHVIEFAPRLMPRQIDAAGSQMLQTKLEALGLQIHLSKATSSIVGESKIEALHFGDGSVLEVDMLVISAGIRPRDELAKLAGLEVGLRGGIVVNDEMQTSDPRIFAIGECALHGGMIYGLVAPGYDMAEVVASQLTQGARAFTGYDMSSKLKLIGVDVASFGDPFIAEPHSRSIVFEDAHSGVYKRINISSDGKYLLGGVLIGDAEAYNMLLQTVNNEIVLPPHPEDLILGARGGEATEGAGVMSLPDEALVCSCEAITKGAICGAVTELGVTTVDSMKKCNKAGTGCGGCVPMVKDLINGTLLAQGAYIKNVLCEHFEYSRQELFDLLKINDIRTYDAALDHFGRGDGCETCKPAIGSILSGLWNDLIVKQNTIQDTNDRYLANIQKGGSYSVVPRIAAGEVTPEQLMVIGRVAQKYGLYTKITGGQRIDMFGAHVSDLPAIWEELINAGFESGHAYGKSLRTVKSCVGSTWCRFGLHDSVSLAIEIENRYKGIRSPHKLKSGVSGCVRECAEAQAKDFGIIATEKGWNLYVCGNGGAKPQHAQLLATDIDKETLVRYLDRFLMFYIKTADPLMRTATWLNKMDGGLAYLKNVVVNDSLGICAELEAEMALLIQNYHCEWREVVENPELRRQFTHFVNAPELKDPSIEFEPVRGRRL